Proteins from one Primulina huaijiensis isolate GDHJ02 chromosome 18, ASM1229523v2, whole genome shotgun sequence genomic window:
- the LOC140964341 gene encoding uncharacterized protein codes for MAEDSLTEPENNQEVETPEKLKRRAPIIPREYEDDPAKLSKKKRRINGALLASHKPSYCLKRVSGSSQCEGKSLRSHHREKLRWLVKKLIKARNWTEAGGVLSVLLQGSGRDQSPSRNRAKYWAALELLNYIKDGSINPKKARNVYELWMKKIGPLKNWSERNRFALQVEFILFCLQNGNMENAHQSALCLMQERGFCNDPVSNLVVGMVFYQLWYSGIPKELQLTELDSSGTFMQSNASMGGIYMSITNSVENDGLDAGGAESSLRGDSNSSVANNKEAFEDNGNRLKEEPMEIDKKLGEDISHPTVQPQGFYMNSTKVSEQRDYSFSNHSDDQPHASIFYTQGLPSWLLPLKLPDSHENLEDAMEMHKKLRNDFYISAVKCLRVALYSTPPVIEAFHPLIQMLLLGDQVGEALGEVENMSQFSDSIVQLRLKAGLVEHFDGGNYVKLCTCFEEILKKDPTCGDSLAKLVLLHQRGEYDIQNLVEMIASHLDATYGTCDTWKELASCFLKLSLCEEDRISVCGDDGDQSGQEFMGHSNKIPEIFTKSESGKSWRFRFRWWLRRHFHNSILKSDMTSGDLQRLTYKAAAASHIYGRDVRYVAKTIEYLEKEADMEMYAFLQTHVLNSVGFYV; via the exons ATGGCGGAAGATTCGTTGACGGAACCGGAGAACAACCAAGAAGTTGAAACACCGGAGAAACTCAAGCGACGAGCCCCAATAATTCCTCGTGAATACGAGGATGATCCCGCCAAGCTAtcgaaaaaaaagagaagaatcaATGGGGCATTGTTAGCTAGCCACAAGCCCAGTTACTGCCTGAAGCGAGTCAGTGGGAGTTCGCAGTGTGAGGGGAAAAGCCTGCGATCTCATCATAGGGAGAAGCTACGATGGCTCGTCAAGAAACTTATTAAGGCCCGTAATTGGACAGAAGCTGGTGGCGTACTGAGCGTGTTGCTTCAAGGGAGCGGCAGGGATCAGTCTCCCTCTCGAAATCGCGCCAAGTATTGG GCTGCATTAGAGCTTCTCAATTATATTAAGGATGGGAGTATCAACCCAAAAAAAGCTCGCAATGTCTATGAACTGTGGATGAAAAAGATCGGTCCTTTAAAAAATTGGTCAGAAAGG AATAGGTTTGCATTGCAAGTGGAGTTTATTCTATTTTGCCTCCAAAATGGAAATATGGAGAATGCACATCAATCTGCTCTTTG CCTCATGCAGGAAAGGGGCTTTTGTAACGACCCTGTGTCAAATTTGGTTGTTGGGATGGTATTTTATCAGTTATGGTATTCTGGCATCCCAAAAGAATTACAGTTGACAGAGCTGGACTCATCTGGCACGTTTATGCAATCAAATGCATCCATGGGTGGAATTTACATGTCAATTACTAATTCTGTGGAAAATGATGGTCTTGATGCTGGAGGAGCCGAATCTTCCTTAAGGGGTGATTCAAACTCCTCAGTTGCCAACAACAAGGAAGCATTTGAAGACAATGGTAACCGACTGAAAGAAGAACCGATGGAAATTGATAAAAAACTGGGAGAAGATATTTCTCACCCCACAGTTCAGCCTCAAGGTTTTTACATGAATTCTACTAAGGTTAGCGAGCAAAGGGATTATTCTTTCTCTAATCATAGTGATGATCAGCCACATGCCTCTATTTTTTACACCCAAG GTCTACCTTCATGGTTATTGCCTTTAAAATTGCCCGATTCTCATGAAAATTTGGAGGATGCCATGGAAATGCACAAAAAATTACGTAATGACTTCTATATAAGTGCGGTGAAGTGCTTGCGTGTTGCCCTGTACTCAACACCTCCTGTAATTGAGGCATTTCACCCTTTAATACAG ATGCTGCTTCTTGGAGATCAGGTCGGTGAGGCCCTTGGTGAAGTTGAAAATATGTCTCAGTTTTCAGATTCGATTGTACAACTGAG ACTGAAAGCAGGCCTAGTGGAGCATTTTGATGGTGGAAATTATGTCAAACTCTGTACATGTTTTGAGGAAATTTTGAAGAAGGATCCAACATGTGGTGACTCCTTGGCGAAACTTGTTCTTTTACATCAACGTG GGGAATATGACATTCAGAATCTGGTGGAAATGATAGCCTCACACCTAGATGCTACGTATGGAACCTGCGACACGTGGAAGGAGTTAGCGTCTTGCTTCTTGAAACTCTCTCTGTGTGAAGAAGATAGAATTTCCGTGTGTGGTGATGATGGTGATCAAAGCGGTCAGGAATTTATGGGCCACTCTAACAAGATCCCAGAAATATTCACTAAAAGTGAATCTGGAAAATCTTGGAGATTTCGTTTTAGATGGTGGCTGAGACGGCATTTCCATAACAGCATCCTCAAGTCAGATATGACTTCAG GTGACCTGCAGCGCTTGACATACAAAGCGGCGGCGGCTTCACATATTTATGGACGAGATGTTAGATATGTTGCAAAGACAATTGAATATTTAGAGAAGGAGGCTGATATGGAAATGTATGCTTTTTTGCAAACGCATGTTTTGAACTCTGTTGGATTTTATGTTTAG